The Verrucomicrobiota bacterium genomic interval TCCAATAGTCTGGTGTTCATGAGCACAGACGGGGATCGTGAGGGATGCAATGGGCGGATAAAACGAAAGCACAAAGCGGGTGTAAGTGCTAAAAAAAATCGGTTGCCTCGGTAGCTCAGTTGGTAGAGCAGTTGACTCTTAATCAATTGGTCCTAGGTTCGAGTCCTAGCCGGGGCACCACTTCTTCAGCGGGCCGAAGTATTTCCAATTACCACTCAGTAATCAGCTCGAAGGCCGACTCGCATGGCGATTCATTTGGCACCACCACTGTCACAAACAGAAATGGCACTCATTCCACGAAGGGCGCAGGCCAAGGGTTGTTATTGCTTGGGTCCGTACCGTGCTGTTCGATCCAGATATGATCGTTAGCGCTGAAATCAGGCGCAGTTGCAGTCGTGCCGGGAGTGTGAAGTACGGTTGGAGAGTGCCAGCGTTTCATCCCAGCATGCCCATCCGCATAGGACATCCCCGCTGCTTCACCGTGGTAGGTGGCTGGTTTGTCAATCCACATAAAGGCGCTGTACGTAGCTGTGTAATCGATCCGGAAATAACCATCGTTGATGCTGGTATCATTTTCATCAATCAGCACGAAAAAGGAAGAAGGTCGGGTGATGCTGACCGATCTTCTGAACGCGAGGCCACCACTTACAGTGTTGTTCGTATTGCCTATGGCGCAATTCATGGTGATGCCACGCACCACACCCTGTTGGTTGCCCGGGCACTTGTAGATTTCAGTGCTGTTGACGTAGCGATAGAGCAGACCGTTGATCAGGAGCGCGGTGTTGGTCTTGTCTGCGGCGGTTTGCATGTTGCCCACACACCACATAAGGTTTGTAGCGGTAATGGGTTGGCTGCCCATGTTCGGTACCAGCACCCCTTCATTGTCGTCCGCGTACATAATCCAACCCAAGCCAAGCTGCTTTTGGTTATTCATGCACATGGTGCCTTGCGCTTTTCTTTTGGCATTGGCCAAGGCAGGGAGTAGGAGACCGGCGAGAATGGCGATGATGGCGATCACCACCAAGAGTTCAATCAGGGTGAACCCCCGTTTACTGGTAAATCTTGTGTTCATAGTCTTGGTTATAAGTATAGTTTTTGATAGCCACGCAAACAAGTTCAATTTTTACAAAAGTAACATGCGTGATTTTCACGCATAACGGGCAAACCTCACGCATACTACCCGCATTAAATCCTGTTTCTACAAGACCGCATAAATCATGCCAAATAGTTGGTGAACCTTGGTTCAATTCGTTTTAGGTCTTGACCACTCATTTCGCAGGCCTACCTTTCTGCACATGAACCAGCAATTCAACCACGGTTTGGCGGGAATGGACGGAATAACAATCCGATGCCATGCTCCGCAATGGGGGGCTCCCATGCCCGTTTCTGTGCCCTTAACTGCCTTGGTTCAGCAATTTTTCAAACTGCGCACCTTTTTGATTGGTTGGGGTATGCTGTTGGGACTGGCATGGGGAAGTCAGGCAGCCAATCCGCTGGAATCGGTTTGTATCACGGAGTTTCTGGCTGTTAACCAGCATGGATTGCGGGATGAGGAAGGCAAGCGTTCCGGTTGGATCGAGCTTTACAATGGCGGCCATACCGCCATCAGCCTCGAAGGGTGTTACTTGACAGATAACCGCACAAACCTGGCACAATGGCGTTTCCCAAAAGTGGTGCTGCTGTCCGATACATATATGGTGGTGTTCGCTTCCGGCAAGGATCGCACTAACGACTTGGCGCATCTCCACACCCGTTTTCAGTTGAACCCGCAAGGCGGTTACCTGGCGCTGGTGAGTCCAGCCAAGGCAATGCTCTCGGAGTTCGCCGGCTATCCCAAACAAGTCTCCGATGTTTCATACGGGCGACTGCGCGGGGAGTTGGCGCTCTGTGGCGCGTTTTTGCATCCCACGCCCGGCAAGCCGAACGGGTACCGAGGACCGGAGTTCGCCCCAGAAGTCACATTTTCGAAGTCCAGCGGCGGTTTTACCCTTCCGTTCCCGCTCCAGCTTTCATGCGCGACACCCAAAACGGTGATTCGCTACACGCTGGACGGTTCGCTGCCGACGAGTGCCGCGCCAATCTATACCGCCCCGTTGCTCATCACGAACTCAATCCAGGTCCGCGCCCGGGTTTATCAGGATGGTTTGCTTCCGGGCCCGCCGCAAAGTGAGGCGTTCCTCCTGCTGCATACCAACGTGGTGGAGTTCACCTCCACGCTGCCGGTGATCGTGATAGACACGTTCGGCAAGGAACTGCCGGCTTTATCGCATTCCATGTACGCCAACCTGCTATTCTATGAGCCGGTCAATGGAAAAACCTCGTTCACTAACCCCCCCGCGCTGGCAATACGCGGCGGTTTTCATGGGCGTGGTTCCAGCACCCGTGATATGCCCAAAGCCAGCTTTGCGGTGGAACTCTTGGATGAGTTCAATCATGAGCAGCATCACGCGGTGCTCGGTCTGCCATCAGAGTCGGACTGGGTACTCTATGCGGTGGACAACTATGAACCGGTGATGATTCATAACCCGTTTGTTCACCAGTTAAGTCGTTCCATGGGGCGCTATTCTCCGCGAACCCGCTTCGTAGAAGTGTATTTATCCCGCAAAAACGGCCCACTGACCAGCACTCACTATAATGGCATTTACGTGCTTGAGGAAAAGATCAAGGTGAGCAAGCACCGCCTGGTCATGGATCGGGTTGGCCCTGATGATTTAAAGCCGCCGGAGGTAACCGGTGGGTATCTGCTCAAGGTGGATCGGCTGGGGCCAGACGAAGCCGGGCTGAGCGCCGCTGGCACCACCATGGCCTATATCGAACCCAAAGAGCGGGTTATTAACCTGCCACAACGTGCCCCGCAAAAGGAATATCTCAAAACCTATTTCACAGACTTTGAACATGCGCTCCATGGTCCCAATTGGAAAGATCCAATTAAAGGGTATCGGGCCTTCATTGATGTGGATTCATGGATAGATTTTCATGTGCTGGAGGTGCTCAGTGGTAACGTGGATACCCTGGTGTTGAGTACCTATTTTCATAAACCGCGCAACGGAAAACTCATCTTTGGCCCGCATTGGGATTTTGACCGCGCGTTGGGCTCGACGGATGGCCGCGACGACAATCCCCGCCAGTGGAATACCGGCCCGTTCTTTGACGCAGCCTGGTGGAACCGGCTGTTCAGCGACCCAGATTTCTGGCAATTGTGGGTGGACCGCTGGCAGGAGTTGCGCCAGAACCTGTTCTCGCTGGACAGCCTGAATGCCTTGACGGACCGGCTGGCGGGCGAACTGCGGGAGGCCCAACCGCGCGAGACCAAGCGATGGGGTGTCCCATTGCGCGGTGGCAGCTACCAATCAGAGATTGATCTCATGAAACGCTGGCTCGCTAGCCGGGTGGATTTCATTGATCAACAACTGGTGCAACCGCCTCGTTTCAGCCAACTGGGCGGCAAAATCACCCCAGAATTTAGTCTGACCATCGCTGGGCCCACCAATGCCACCGTCTATTATACCCTCGACGGCTCCGATCCACGTCTGTCGCAAGGCGGCATCTCCTCCAACGCCATTGCATACACTGGCCCGCTGCAATTCAAGGCGAGTACCTTTGTCACGGCGCGGGCGCATAATCCTAACCAGCGGCAAACTGGTGGTCCCCCCACTTCCACCCCCTGGTCTAGCAGAGTCATGGCAAAGTTTACAGTTACGAAAAAATAGGGTTATTTGCGCTTTTTATCCGCGGGCAAGGAGATACCCCATTTATCCTTGGCTTTGGCGGTGGCCTCGCTATACGGATAATCTTTCAGCAACTTGGCCAGCACCCGGCCCGCTTCCTCGTCCTGCCCCAGGGCTTTATAAATTTCGGCCTGGTAATACATAAGTTCGGAGCGGTGAATGTCCACCACCGCCACGTGGAGCAACTGCTCGCAACGGGTCAGGGCGCGGGGATATTCCTTACGGCCCAGATACAATTGAATGCGGGTGGTGCCCGCCTCCATGGAGATGCGTTCCAAAGGCGTTTCCCACTCAAGTTGGCGCAAGACCTCCTCGGCCTTGGTGTATTCAAAGCGCCGCACAAAATCACGGGCACTTTCCAGACGCGCTCGGTTGCGCATGTTTTGGGTGCGACTCAGTTCATTGACAAGGTTGCCGACGGTTTCATAAATTTTCACCGCCTCCGGCACCTTGCCTTGCAGCCAAAGTGCGTCGGCCTGCGTCAACGTTTTCAGGCGGACCTCGGTGGTTTCCAGAAAAGTCGGTTCAATCCTCTCCAGCAACCGCAAAGCCTCCTGCGGTTTCCCGGCAATGTTCACTTGGAAAATGGCATTGCGCAGACGCGCCTTTTCGCGAATGGATGGCAGCGCGCGTTCCATGGCCAGCCGCCAGCATAATTCCGCCATTTTATAGTCGCGCATCTCGGGATGCTCGTAATGAAATCCGAGCAAATAAAAGGCTTCCGCCTGCACCTGGTTAAACTGCTCCTGCGCTCGCACACACGCGGTGCCCAGTGCCGTGAGCAAGGCGCGATCCTCCACGCGATCCGCAAATTTAACCAGCGTCCGCAAATCCTCCGGCTGCATTTGCGGCACATTATTGGAACCCACGATCATCTTTTTTTGTTTCTCGAACAGTGGGTCTGACCATTCCGGCGCCAGCAACCAGTTCGGTTGCACATTGACGGCTTGTCCCAGCGTGATTTTGTGCCCATCCTGATCCGTCACCTCCAACGTAGCCCGCCGCAGATCGCGCGCTGCCAGCGGATGCAAGAGCTGCTTGCCCTGTCCTTTATAGCCATCCTCCAATTCCCATTGGTAGGTGATTGCATCTGCCAGACCAAAAGCACGGAACCCAACGTTGACCAGCGCCATATCATCCACCATGTTGTGGTCCACCATTTCCCATTCAAAGTAGGCACGCCGCGGCGCGCCCGGCGCGGTTTCAAATTCCACCACCTCGAATTGGCCCACCGGCTCGTACACCCTGCCGGGCATGAGGTCCAGGTACTTGGCCCCCGGCGGCTTCCAACCCACCTCGGCCAGCCATTCCCCGCCAGTATGCATGAACAAATATTCAATCTGATGGCGTCCGGCGGCGAGCCGCGCTTTGCCGCTGAACTGTCCGTGGGTGCCGCGTCCCCGTTCTTGCGGCCCGCGGTTCACCACCAGTTTGTTATCAATGCGCAGATACGACGGACTCGATGAAACAATGCAGAACTCATACTCATCGGCCTTGGGAATTTTGATGTATCCGGAATAATACCCCATGAAATTGGTGGCCGCGCCATGGGGGTGAATCCCTTGAAAAATCAGGGAGACCGGGCTGCGGCCCAAAATAGGGCCGCTGGAATTAAATTGACGCAAAGCCCGATCCCACTCATCGAACCGGCCAGGTTGGGCGCGTCGGGTTTCCAGAAACAAGCCAGCGGTCGGGCGCCAGGTATTGATCTCGGGTTTGGCACTTTCTTGCAGATAGACGAGAAAGGAGGAACCGCTAAACGCCGTGCCGGTATCAAAGGCGATTTTGAACATGTCGCCATTGGTCGCCCAGAGTAACCCCGCATTTACGCGAGTACCGTCCGCCGTGTACACGCTCACCTTGCAACGGGCGGCGTCAATTCCGCAAGGAGCCACCGAAACCACGCTGACCGGCGCACCGCCCGGGGAATTCTTGACGGGATGGACCCGCACGCGCCATGAGGCCCCGGCATCATGCCAGGTATCCGCCCTTAAGGGCGCACCGGCAAGTACCCCCAAGACCAGGAGCAACCCGACGCGCCAGCCAGTGGTTTTTAACCACGCTTTATGCGCCATCACCCGAATCAAGTTGCGGTCGTGTTTCATCATGCCTGCGAACCGGCACATCATGCAAACTACGGCAGGAAAAGGAAATGGCAAAATAACGCGTTTACCCATGCCCCTTCATTCCGCACTCGACGCCCAGCCGATCAGCCGTTAGCATGGGCTTATGATACAACGTTATTCGCGTCCCGCGATGCGGGAAATTTGGACAGAACAGCGCAAACTGGAAATCTGGTTGCAGATCGAACTGCTGGCCACCGAGGCATTGGTGCAGGAAGGCGTCGTGCCCGCCGCTGATTTCGCGATCATGCGCTCCAAAGCCGGCTTTAATGTGGAGCGCTGCAAGGAACTGGAAAAAACGCTCAACCACGACGTCATCGCCTTTACCACGTGCGTGGCTGAATATATCAACGCTCCCGCCAGCCGTTGGTTTCACTTTGGCCTGACCAGCAGCGATGTGCTGGACACCGCCTTTGCCGTGCAAATGAGCCAATCGGCAGACATCCTGTTGCAGGATCTCAAGGATCTGCGCGCAGTGATTGCCAGGAAGGCCAAGGAACATATCAATACCCCCTGCATCGGGCGCAGCCATGGCATCCATGCCGAACCCACCACGTTCGGACTGAAGCTGGCGCTGATGTACGATGAATTTGGCCGCGCCATCCGGCGGTTGGAAGCCGCCCGGGAAACAGTGGCCGTCGGCAAACTTTCCGGCGCGGTGGGCACCAGCGCGCATCTTTCGCCGAAGATTGAAGATTTTGTCTGCAAGAAACTCGGGCTGAAAGCCGCGCCGCTGGCCACCCAGGTGATTCAGCGGGACATTCACGCGGAGTTCATGTCCGCCATGGCCCTGGTCGGCGCCAGCATCGAGCGTTGGGCCACGGAGTTCCGGCATTTGCAGCGCACCGAGGTGCTGGAAGCGGAAGAGTTTTTCGCCAAAGGCCAGAAAGGGTCCAGCGCGATGCCGCACAAGCGCAATCCAATCACTGGCGAGCGGTTGACAGGTTTGGCCCGCGTGTTACGCGGCAACGCCCTGGCCGCCATGGAAAACGTGGCCCTCTGGCACGAACGGGATATCAGCCACAGCAGCGTCGAACGCATTATTTTCCCCGACTCCTGCACCTTGCTGGATTACATGCTGGCGCTACTGACGAAACTGACGGAAGGCCTGATCGTTTATCCCGAGAACATGAAGAAGAACCTGGGGCTTTCCCTGGGCATGTGGAATTCCCAGACCGTGCTGCTGGCCCTGATCAAGAAAGGCCTGACGCGCGAACAAGCCTATGAATTGGTGCAACGCAGCGCGATGAAGACCTGGGCCACCAAGCATGCGGGCCGCGATGACGCCAATTTTCTGGAAGAGCTGCGCAAAGATCCGGAAGTGGCGCAACACTTTGCCGCGGGAGAATTGGAGAAGCTCTGCTCGCTCGACTTTCATTTCAAACAGGTCAAGGCACGCTTTAAGAAGGTCGGGATTGTCTAATGCCCGCCGCCACACTCTCCGGTGATGCCCAGCGTGTCACCGGGAGTGCGCGGGGGAGTCCTGGCGGTTCTTGGAAAGCCACGTGCGGCGATTCGCATTGAGCGGTGGATTCTGGTTGAACCCAATCACCCAATCAAACCACCCCACTACACCGCCCGCACCGGTGTAATTTTGGACTCCTTTTGGAGTAGTTTTTCATATTGGCATCCTGTCCATCGCGTCTCCGCTCGCCGCTGGCTTCCAACTCCAAGCTCCTATCTTACGAGATTAATTTTTTTGCCAACTGATCTTTTTGCCATGTCGGTGTTTGATTTTTCTGCAAAATTTTGGTTTTCCATTTTCTGCTATCGCGTTAGGTCTTCGCCAGGACAGCCACGGATTCCTGAACCGCTTCCGCCAGCACCGCGAGGCCTTCGCGCAGGGCGGCTTCGGGGATGGTGAGCGGCGGGGCGATTTTTACTGTCTGGCCCCAGGCACCCACGGGCGCGAAAATGAGCAGCCCCTTCTGGAAACAGCGTTCAATGATCGCGTGCGCCAAGTCGTGGTTCGGTTCCTTGCGTCCGGGCTGGACGATCTGCAAGCCAGCCACCAAGCCGCGCGCGGTCACGTGGCCAATGACGTTGGGATGCTGGGCCTGAATGGCGCGCAAACCGGCGAGCAGGATGGGTTCCAGCTTGGCGGCATTTTCGGTCAGGTGTTCGTCCAGAATCTTTTTGATGCTGGCCATTGCGGCAGCGCAGCAGACGGGGTTGCCGGTGTGGGTGCTGGTCATCGAGCCAGGACCGAACTGGTCCATGATCTCCGGTTTGCCAAGCACGGCGGAAAGGGGCAGGGAACTGCTGATGCCCTTGCCGCAGCAGATCAGGTCCGGCACCACGCCGTAATGTTCAAACGCCCAGAATTTACCGGTGCGCCCAAACCCGGCCTGTACTTCGTCAAAGGTCAGCACGACGTTGTGCTTGGCGCACCAGGCGTGCAGTTTCTGCACGTACTCCACCGGTGCGAAATCCGGGCCGACGCCCTGATAGGTCTCCATCATCACGCCCGCCACATCTTCCGGCGCCAATCCCTTGCGCACGAGCACGGCCAGGAAGGCGTCGAAGCTGGTGTCGGTGGTCCAATAGCCATCGGGGAATGGCATTTGGATAATGGCTGGGTCTTCATTGACGATCCATGCCTTTTGTCCGGCCATTCCGCCGGCCTGTTGCGAGCCCAGGGTGCGTCCGTGGAAACCGCGCTCGAAGCTGAGAATGGCAATTTTCCGTTTGCCGCCCACCTGGATGCCGTGGGCGCGGCTCAGCTTGATGGCGCATTCGGTGGCCTCAGAACCGGTGGTGAGCAAAAAGACTTTTTTCAGCGGCTCCGGCGCAACACCCGCCAGGCACTGCACGAGCGCCGCCCGTTCCTCGCTGGGAAAACAGTAATTATGGATCAGCCCGCTGTTGACTTGGTCCACGATGGCCTGGCGGATTTCCTTGACGCCATGCCCCGCGTTGGTGACGAGCACGCCGGAACTCCAGTCGAGCCAGCGGTTGCCGTATTTGTCATAGACAAAGATGTCTTCTGCGCGCTCCCACACAATCGGCGGCTGGCCGCGCATGGATTGCGGCTCAAACTGGCGCAGGGTTTCCAGCGTCGGCACGGAATCCGGATGCGGAACCGGGGTGACAATGCGGCGATATTTGGTTTCCACCCGGGCAACTTCCCGGGGAATAATGCTGAATTCTTTTCCCATAAATTATTGTATCGTAAATGTTCTGGTTCAGCGGCGCGAGGCCACACTGGGATGTGTACCGTACGCAATGTCCACCCACGCGCCATCATTGACGATGGAAATGCGGGCCGCCTCGACGACGAGTTCGTTGATGAAACTGTTGGCCGGGGTGGCCAGAATGCCCTGCTGATCCACTTCAGCGAGCAGTTCGCGCCGGCGGCGCAAGGCGTGATCGCCGGTCAGGGCGGCGGTCTCCGCTTCGATCCGGTTCATGGTATCGAGCAGCGCGGCGACGGAATCGTAGCCGTAGCCCACCGGCTTGAAGCCGGGGCCTTCCCACGGTACGAGGCGGAAATAATCCGGGCTGACATAATTATACTTGGAACCGCCGCAGCCGATGCCTTCCAGATAGCTGTGGCGCACGCCGCGATCATTGTCACGGTGTTCAATCATGCCGCTGGCATTCTTGCCCTCGCAATACATGAGCAAGCCCTGGTCGTTGCTGCCGGCGGCATCATCGGGATAACCCAGGCCGTCGGTCACGGAAAGCAGCGCGCCGTTTTCATAGCGCACGCGGCCGTTGGACCAGAGGTAGCCTTCCTTGCCATTGGGGAAACGTCCTTTCACGCCGGAAACGGAGAGCGACGCCGGCTTCAGCCCGGTGATGAAATAGACGAGGTCCACGTAATGGCAGCCGACATAGACAAACGGATCGGTCATGTCGCAGGTGAACCAGTTCTGAAAATTCGAGTGCCGGTAATAGTACGGCTCGATCAGCTTGGCCTCGCCGAGGGTGAACTCACCGAAGTGGCCCTGCGCATACTGGCGCTTGGCCATGAGGGAACGGTGATCGAAACGCTTGTGATACTCGACGCCCACGAACAGCCCTTTCTCGCGGGCGAGCAGTTCAATTTCGTGCGCCTGTTGGTATTTCAGCACCAGCGGTTTCACGCAAAGAACATGTTGGTCCCGCTTTAACGCTTCCAGCACCACGGGGTAATGATGCTGATCGGGCACCGCCACAATCACCGCCTGGCGGGGGGCCAGCCGGGCCAGCGCTTCCTTGTACAAATCGGGATACATGCGATCCGGCGGTTCATCCAGTCGCGGCATGGGCACAAAGTCCTGTCCCGGGAACGCCTGTTGCAGGGACGCGCTGGCTTTGAGCGCGTTGAGTGAGGTGCTATGCTGCGCGCAAATATACAGTTTACCCACCCGTCCCAGCCGTTGCAGGTGATACACGGAGGGGAGGATTTGGTCGTGGACGATCATTCCGCCACCGATGAGGACCACATCCAGACTGTTTCGATGGTTCATAGGTTTTACAAAATATAGTGTGGCATAACCATCGTCACCTGGGCCCGCCATAAACGACGGTACAACTGAAGGCGAAAACCAGTGCGCTCATGAACGTTTTATTTTGCCCTAAACCTGGCCGCTTTAAGCCGTCCGTCCTTGCGCAAACGTTTCTGCCATGGCCACGGCCTTGAGCATGGCTTTGGATTTGTTCACCGTTTCCGTGAACTCCGCCTCGGGGGTGGAATCGTTCACCCAGCCGCCGCCGGCCTGCACGTACGCCCGCCCGTCTTTCAGCAGGGCGGTGCGGATGGTGATGCAGCAATCCAGATTGCCGTTGAACGAGAAATATCCCACGCACCCGCCATAGGGACCGCGCGCGGTCTGTTCCAACTGGGAGATGATTTGCATCGCGCGAATTTTTGGCGCGCCGCTCAGGGTGCCGGCGGGGAACGTGGCGCGCATGAGGTCGTAGGGCGTGCGATCAGCGGAGAGTTGTCCCTCCACCTGCGAAACGATGTGCATGACGTGGCTGTACCGCTCGATAATCATCAGGTCCCGCACTCGCACGGAACCGTATTCGCAGACGCGGCCCAGGTCGTTGCGGGCCAGGTCCACCAGCATCACGTGCTCGGCGCGTTCCTTGGGATCGGCCAGCAGTTCTTTCTCCAGTGCCTGGTCCAGTTCCTCCGTTTTTCCCCGCGCGCGGGTGCCGGCGATGGGCCGGATTTCCACGCGGCGGTCTTCGCAGCGGACGTGAATTTCCGGCGAAGCGCCCACGAGGGAAAAGCCGTTCAGTTCCAGGAGGAACATGTACGGCGAGGGATTGATGGTGCGCGCGGCGCGATACACTTCCATGGGCGACGCCTGAATGGTGGCCGTGAACCGTTGCGAACCAACCACCTGGATGATATCTCCTGCCGTGATGAATTTTTTCGCCTGGACGACGTTGTCCATGAAGCGTTCACGGGTGAGATTGGATTCCACCGGCAAGTCCGGCGCTTCTCCGGTCACGGTCACATGCCGGTATTCCACCGGCTGTTCTAGCAGCGATACCAGGCGCTCGATTTCCGAGACCGCTTCCTCGTATGCCTCGGCGGGCGAACTGTGCTCGTTCACAAACGCGTTGACTAGGATCGTGATGGTTTGCGCCACGCGGTCAAAGACCAGCAATTCGTCGGCGATGAGGAAATACATTACCGGCGTGCCCAAATCGTCCTGCGGCGGACGCGGCACAACCGGTTCGATGTCGTGAATGAATTCGTAACCAATATACCCAATGGCGCCGCCGGTGAAACGTGGCAGTCCGGGCACGGTGACCGCCTGATAGCGCTGCAACACCCGTTCCACCACTTCAAGCCCGTCCCGCACGGTACGGTCCGTTGGCGGACCGCCGGCACCGGTGACGATAAACTGTTCCGCAACCTTGCCATTTTCGAGCACCTCGACGCGGTTATCCGTTTGGCGGATGACCGCGCGCGGGTTGCAGCCCACGAACGAATAGCGCCCCAGGTGTTCGCCGCCTTCCACGGACTCGAACAAAAACGATTCGCCCTGGCCGCGAATTTTGCAGTAGGCCGAAAGCGGGGTTTCAAAATCCGCCAGCAGGCGGCGGGTGACCGGCACCAGGTTGCCTTGGCGGGCCAGCGCCAGAAATTCATCAAGGTTTGGATGATACATACATGGGAGGACAGAACGTCTCTGGTTCTGCGTTATCTACAACTCTATTTTGTATTTCGGTCACGTTGCGCCAATTATTGTTCTGGACCGTCCGGGTCCGTCATGGCGTAGGTTTTAGCCGATTGCCGCCGGATGCGCCACAAGGAAAGCAGGGAATAAAACAGCACAGCAAAAGCGTACCCCACCAAGCCCACACCAATGCCAAAGGGGATCAAGTCCAGATCACAGAAAAACATCAGGCAGGCCCCAACGCCACCGACCAAAAAGGTCTGCCCGGCCAGGCAGCCCAGGTACAAGCCCAGGGGAACCCGCTCCAGATGTTCGATCATGCGGCTGCTGTACCGTAATTCCCCCAAGTACCGCATCAGCCAAGCCGATTGGAAGTTGCGGGCGGCCACCAGCAGACTGGTGGTGGTGATGATGACTGCCGCCAGCGGCCAGCGCGCAAACCCGCCGCACAGCGCCACATTCAGCAATAGCCCCCATTTCCAGCCCAGCTTGCGGGCGATGGGATTGGCCTCCAACACCAGGTTGGGCGTTGCCACCCAAGTGCTCAGGAAATCCATCCCGCGCCCAAACGTCAGCGCCGCCAGAAAAATAAAATAGGCTTCGCTGCCCAAAGGGATGGTTTCTTCCATGATGATATGCCTCGCGGTTGGCCGCCCGCCGCTCAACCCAAAATCGTGCCAAACGAACGGATCGTTACGCGCCGAATCGGGTTATTTCTTGCCGTAAATCTCTTCCGGTTTCTGGAGCTGGGGCTCGGTGACCTTGAAGGTCTCGCCCTGGTCCTCGATGCTGCGGAAGAAACAGGAATGGTACCCTTCATGGCAGGCCGCTCCAGTCTGTTCCACCTGAATCAGCAGCGTATCCCCATCGCAATCAAACGCCACATTTTTCACCACCTGCACATGTCCGCTGGATTCGCCCTTCATCCAGTATTTCTGGCGGGACCGGCTCCAAAAATGCGTTTTGCCGGTGGCGATGGTGGATTCCAGCGAAGCGCGGTTCATCCACGCCATCATCAGGACGCGTCCGGTGGACTGCTCCTGGATGATGGCCGGGATCAGTCCGTTTGAATCAAACTTCAATTTGTCATAAAAGCTCATGCGGGACGCAAACTACCGCATTTTTGCGGAAATGCCAGCCTGGTTTTTTGGGATTATTGTGATCCCGGACGGTTCAGGTTGCCTCAATTGGGTCGATCACAACCTTGCGGCGGCACAGTCCCCAACCCAGGGCCAGCCACGCCGCCACGGAACAGGCCATGACGAAATGGCGGTCCCAGGGGATTCGGCCCGCCTCCGGCAAATGCATGTTCGACGCCAGGATGAACAGTTCGGAGCCCATCGGCGTTTGTGCCAGCGTGCTGCCATCCGGGCGCACGCATTGAGAAATCCCGGAACTGGCCAACCGGAAAATCGGCAGGCGATATTCGGCGGCCCGCAGGCGGGTAATTCGGGCATTGAGCTGGTGC includes:
- the hisI gene encoding phosphoribosyl-AMP cyclohydrolase, with translation MSFYDKLKFDSNGLIPAIIQEQSTGRVLMMAWMNRASLESTIATGKTHFWSRSRQKYWMKGESSGHVQVVKNVAFDCDGDTLLIQVEQTGAACHEGYHSCFFRSIEDQGETFKVTEPQLQKPEEIYGKK
- the trpE gene encoding anthranilate synthase component I, with the protein product MYHPNLDEFLALARQGNLVPVTRRLLADFETPLSAYCKIRGQGESFLFESVEGGEHLGRYSFVGCNPRAVIRQTDNRVEVLENGKVAEQFIVTGAGGPPTDRTVRDGLEVVERVLQRYQAVTVPGLPRFTGGAIGYIGYEFIHDIEPVVPRPPQDDLGTPVMYFLIADELLVFDRVAQTITILVNAFVNEHSSPAEAYEEAVSEIERLVSLLEQPVEYRHVTVTGEAPDLPVESNLTRERFMDNVVQAKKFITAGDIIQVVGSQRFTATIQASPMEVYRAARTINPSPYMFLLELNGFSLVGASPEIHVRCEDRRVEIRPIAGTRARGKTEELDQALEKELLADPKERAEHVMLVDLARNDLGRVCEYGSVRVRDLMIIERYSHVMHIVSQVEGQLSADRTPYDLMRATFPAGTLSGAPKIRAMQIISQLEQTARGPYGGCVGYFSFNGNLDCCITIRTALLKDGRAYVQAGGGWVNDSTPEAEFTETVNKSKAMLKAVAMAETFAQGRTA
- a CDS encoding aspartate aminotransferase family protein, with amino-acid sequence MGKEFSIIPREVARVETKYRRIVTPVPHPDSVPTLETLRQFEPQSMRGQPPIVWERAEDIFVYDKYGNRWLDWSSGVLVTNAGHGVKEIRQAIVDQVNSGLIHNYCFPSEERAALVQCLAGVAPEPLKKVFLLTTGSEATECAIKLSRAHGIQVGGKRKIAILSFERGFHGRTLGSQQAGGMAGQKAWIVNEDPAIIQMPFPDGYWTTDTSFDAFLAVLVRKGLAPEDVAGVMMETYQGVGPDFAPVEYVQKLHAWCAKHNVVLTFDEVQAGFGRTGKFWAFEHYGVVPDLICCGKGISSSLPLSAVLGKPEIMDQFGPGSMTSTHTGNPVCCAAAMASIKKILDEHLTENAAKLEPILLAGLRAIQAQHPNVIGHVTARGLVAGLQIVQPGRKEPNHDLAHAIIERCFQKGLLIFAPVGAWGQTVKIAPPLTIPEAALREGLAVLAEAVQESVAVLAKT
- a CDS encoding Gfo/Idh/MocA family oxidoreductase, with product MNHRNSLDVVLIGGGMIVHDQILPSVYHLQRLGRVGKLYICAQHSTSLNALKASASLQQAFPGQDFVPMPRLDEPPDRMYPDLYKEALARLAPRQAVIVAVPDQHHYPVVLEALKRDQHVLCVKPLVLKYQQAHEIELLAREKGLFVGVEYHKRFDHRSLMAKRQYAQGHFGEFTLGEAKLIEPYYYRHSNFQNWFTCDMTDPFVYVGCHYVDLVYFITGLKPASLSVSGVKGRFPNGKEGYLWSNGRVRYENGALLSVTDGLGYPDDAAGSNDQGLLMYCEGKNASGMIEHRDNDRGVRHSYLEGIGCGGSKYNYVSPDYFRLVPWEGPGFKPVGYGYDSVAALLDTMNRIEAETAALTGDHALRRRRELLAEVDQQGILATPANSFINELVVEAARISIVNDGAWVDIAYGTHPSVASRR